Proteins encoded within one genomic window of Oncorhynchus nerka isolate Pitt River linkage group LG9b, Oner_Uvic_2.0, whole genome shotgun sequence:
- the LOC115113982 gene encoding complement C1q-like protein 3, with translation MIATGVCGVVMVLVLVILIPVLVNSAGISARYEMLGSCQMVCDPHGTKSTATATDKANTIRDSRLVQSLPTLIQGPKGEPGRTGRIGPRGPLGEPGPPGPAGPPGERGGPGPPGLPGTPGATGAISAATYNTFPKIAFYAGLKKQHEGYEVLKFDDVVTNLGNHYDPTTGKFTCSIPGIYFFVYHVLMRGGDGTSMWADLCKNNQVRASAIAQDADQNYDYASNSVVLHLEPGDEIYIKLDGGKAHGGNNNKYSTFSGFIVYAD, from the exons ATGATCGCCACAGGTGTTTGTGGAGTAGTCATGGTGCTAGTGTTGGTTATCCTGATTCCGGTGCTGGTCAACTCCGCCGGCATATCCGCGCGCTACGAAATGCTCGGATCCTGTCAGATGGTGTGTGATCCCCACGGGACCAAGTCCACGGCCACGGCCACGGACAAAGCCAATACCATCAGAGACAGCCGCTTGGTCCAGTCTCTACCAACCTTAATCCAAGGTCCAAAAGGGGAGCCCGGACGCACAGGAAGAATTGGCCCTAGGGGTCCTCTTGGCGAGCCAGGACCACCCGGACCTGCCGGCCcgcctggggagagaggagggcccGGTCCGCCAGGACTACCCGGAACGCCCGGAGCCACAGGTGCCATAAGCGCAGCCACATACAACACGTTTCCAAAGATAGCTTTCTACGCCGGGCTGAAAAAACAACATGAGGGCTACGAAGTGCTGAAATTTGACGACGTAGTCACCAACCTTGGCAACCACTACGACCCTACGACGGGGAAATTCACCTGCTCGATACCGGGCATCTACTTCTTCGTTTACCATGTGCTGATGCGAGGCGGGGATGGCACCAGTATGTGGGCTGATCTTTGTAAGAACAACCAG GTGCGAGCGAGCGCCATCGCCCAAGACGCCGATCAGAACTACGATTATGCCAGCAACAGCGTTGTCCTGCATCTCGAACCCGGCGATGAGATCTACATCAAGCTGGACGGGGGCAAGGCGCACGGGGGCAACAACAACAAGTACAGCACCTTCTCCGGATTCATTGTCTACGCCGATTAA